Proteins found in one Xenopus laevis strain J_2021 chromosome 1L, Xenopus_laevis_v10.1, whole genome shotgun sequence genomic segment:
- the znf131.L gene encoding zinc finger protein 131 isoform X1, whose amino-acid sequence MEAEETMGCIQEFPDHYKVMLDRLNEQRELDQFTDITLIVDGNQFKAHKAVLAACSHFFYKFFQDFTQEPLVEIEGVSNAAFRHLIDFTYTAKLMIQDEEEASDIWKAAEYLQMHEAIKALEFRNKESIIIEASDQTEGTDSIKKWKITESSDVLTETLPASDGEPLEIEVEIGEKTIELDDNVATMEEVATAEQSIKYIQSTATSDDSALALLADITSKYRHGERKRQLEEESSNESDAAGKQVEGSEIMEVHLSHVNNIFHCQKCNRSFKLFYHFKEHMKSHSSDTFKCEICNKRYVREIAWKQHLTCYHLDESAANKRPRPGKKIHVCQYCDKQFDHFGHFKEHLRKHTGEKPFECPNCHEHFARNSTLKCHLSACQYGVGAKKGRKKLYECQVCNSIFNCWDQFKDHLVLHTGEKPNHCTLCDMWFMQGSELRKHLQEAHNISERIVTEVVLPSESTENESISSMTFVEQVEEVHVVPVDQVIQVQVDPPQLTVGHLHQDLLEVNQVKGAHILDLQTQVQLGHIEVEHLHIEPGTEIQVEEVHVEHVNQIHMEEVEAELLDASSIQHIEQAIEEQSEEGELHHIVHTGAETLQIKQMEITHIEATAE is encoded by the exons ATGGAAGCAGAGGAGACGATGGGCTGCATTCAGGAGTTCCCAGACCATTACAAAGTCATGTTGGACAGACTAAATGAACAGCGAGAACTCGATCAGTTTACTGACATCACATTAATAGTGGATG GTAATCAATTTAAAGCTCACAAGGCCGTTCTTGCTGCATGCAGTCACTTCTTCTACAAGTTTTTTCAAGATTTCACTCAGGAGCCATTAGTGGAAATAGAAG GAGTCAGCAATGCCGCCTTTCGCCACCTGATAGACTTCACCTACACAGCAAAACTGATGATACAAGATGAGGAGGAGGCTAGCGACATATGGAAAGCAGCAGAATATCTACAGATGCATGAGGCCATCAAAGCACTTGAATTCAG AAACAAAGAAAGTATTATAATTGAGGCCTCGGACCAAACAGAAGGCACAGACAGCATAAAGAAGTGGAAGATTACAGAATCTTCAGACGTTCTCACAGAAACATTACCGGCCTCAGACGGAGAACCGCTGGAAATCGAAGTAGAAATCGGTGAGAAAACAATTGAGCTTGATGACAATGTGGCAACCATGGAAGAGGTGGCTACAGCCGAGCAGTCCATTAAGTACATCCAAAGCACAGCTACATCCGATGATTCTGCCCTAGCTCTCCTGGCTGACATAACCAGCAAATACCGACACGGGGAAAGGAAAAGGCAATTAGAGGAGGAGAGTAGCAATGAAAGCGATGCGGCCGGCAAACAGGTAGAAGGCTCTGAAATTATGGAGGTTCATCTGTCACATGTCAACAACATATTCCATTGTCAGAAATGTAATCGCTCATTTAAATTGTTTTACCATTTCAAGGAACACATGAAATCACACTCCTCGGACACTTTCAAGTGtgaaatatgcaataaaaggtaCGTGCGGGAGATTGCCTGGAAGCAACACCTCACCTGTTACCACCTGGATGAAAGTGCGGCCAACAAGAGGCCGAGACCAGGCAAAAAGATACACGTGTGCCAGTACTGTGATAAGCAGTTTGATCACTTTGGACACTTTAAAGAGCATCTGCGTAAGCACACAG GGGAAAAACCATTCGAATGCCCTAACTGTCACGAGCATTTTGCTAGAAACAGCACCCTAAAATGTCACCTGTCGGCTTGCCAGTACGGCGTCGGTGCCAAAAAGGGAAGGAAGAAGCTGTATGAATGTCAG GTTTGCAACAGTATCTTTAATTGCTGGGACCAGTTTAAGGACCACCTGGTGCTTCACACTGGGGAAAAGCCGAATCACTGCACGCTCTGCGACATGTGGTTCATGCAAGGCAGCGAGCTAAGGAAACATCTGCAAGAGGCTCACAACATCTCAGAGAGAATCGTGACAGAGGTCGTCCTTCCTTCCGAATCCACAGAGAACGAGTCCATATCTTCTATGACATTTGTGGAACAGGTGGAAGAAGTCCACGTGGTGCCTGTAGACCAGGTCATACAGGTGCAGGTGGATCCTCCGCAGTTAACGGTTGGTCACCTGCACCAAGACCTTCTTGAGGTGAACCAAGTGAAAGGGGCACATATACTGGATCTACAGACCCAAGTGCAGCTGGGTCACATTGAGGTGGAACACCTACACATAGAGCCAGGCACTGAAATACAAGTTGAAGAAGTGCACGTGGAACACGTAAACCAGATACACATGGAAGAGGTTGAGGCAGAACTTTTGGATGCGTCCAGTATACAGCACATCGAGCAGGCCATCGAAGAACAATCGGAAGAGGGAGAACTTCACCACATTGTCCACACGGGGGCAGAAACCCTGCAGATCAAACAGATGGAAATTACACATATTGAAGCGACTGCCGAGTAG
- the znf131.L gene encoding zinc finger protein 131 isoform X3 yields the protein MEAEETMGCIQEFPDHYKVMLDRLNEQRELDQFTDITLIVDGVSNAAFRHLIDFTYTAKLMIQDEEEASDIWKAAEYLQMHEAIKALEFRNKESIIIEASDQTEGTDSIKKWKITESSDVLTETLPASDGEPLEIEVEIGEKTIELDDNVATMEEVATAEQSIKYIQSTATSDDSALALLADITSKYRHGERKRQLEEESSNESDAAGKQEHMKSHSSDTFKCEICNKRYVREIAWKQHLTCYHLDESAANKRPRPGKKIHVCQYCDKQFDHFGHFKEHLRKHTGEKPFECPNCHEHFARNSTLKCHLSACQYGVGAKKGRKKLYECQVCNSIFNCWDQFKDHLVLHTGEKPNHCTLCDMWFMQGSELRKHLQEAHNISERIVTEVVLPSESTENESISSMTFVEQVEEVHVVPVDQVIQVQVDPPQLTVGHLHQDLLEVNQVKGAHILDLQTQVQLGHIEVEHLHIEPGTEIQVEEVHVEHVNQIHMEEVEAELLDASSIQHIEQAIEEQSEEGELHHIVHTGAETLQIKQMEITHIEATAE from the exons ATGGAAGCAGAGGAGACGATGGGCTGCATTCAGGAGTTCCCAGACCATTACAAAGTCATGTTGGACAGACTAAATGAACAGCGAGAACTCGATCAGTTTACTGACATCACATTAATAGTGGATG GAGTCAGCAATGCCGCCTTTCGCCACCTGATAGACTTCACCTACACAGCAAAACTGATGATACAAGATGAGGAGGAGGCTAGCGACATATGGAAAGCAGCAGAATATCTACAGATGCATGAGGCCATCAAAGCACTTGAATTCAG AAACAAAGAAAGTATTATAATTGAGGCCTCGGACCAAACAGAAGGCACAGACAGCATAAAGAAGTGGAAGATTACAGAATCTTCAGACGTTCTCACAGAAACATTACCGGCCTCAGACGGAGAACCGCTGGAAATCGAAGTAGAAATCGGTGAGAAAACAATTGAGCTTGATGACAATGTGGCAACCATGGAAGAGGTGGCTACAGCCGAGCAGTCCATTAAGTACATCCAAAGCACAGCTACATCCGATGATTCTGCCCTAGCTCTCCTGGCTGACATAACCAGCAAATACCGACACGGGGAAAGGAAAAGGCAATTAGAGGAGGAGAGTAGCAATGAAAGCGATGCGGCCGGCAAACAG GAACACATGAAATCACACTCCTCGGACACTTTCAAGTGtgaaatatgcaataaaaggtaCGTGCGGGAGATTGCCTGGAAGCAACACCTCACCTGTTACCACCTGGATGAAAGTGCGGCCAACAAGAGGCCGAGACCAGGCAAAAAGATACACGTGTGCCAGTACTGTGATAAGCAGTTTGATCACTTTGGACACTTTAAAGAGCATCTGCGTAAGCACACAG GGGAAAAACCATTCGAATGCCCTAACTGTCACGAGCATTTTGCTAGAAACAGCACCCTAAAATGTCACCTGTCGGCTTGCCAGTACGGCGTCGGTGCCAAAAAGGGAAGGAAGAAGCTGTATGAATGTCAG GTTTGCAACAGTATCTTTAATTGCTGGGACCAGTTTAAGGACCACCTGGTGCTTCACACTGGGGAAAAGCCGAATCACTGCACGCTCTGCGACATGTGGTTCATGCAAGGCAGCGAGCTAAGGAAACATCTGCAAGAGGCTCACAACATCTCAGAGAGAATCGTGACAGAGGTCGTCCTTCCTTCCGAATCCACAGAGAACGAGTCCATATCTTCTATGACATTTGTGGAACAGGTGGAAGAAGTCCACGTGGTGCCTGTAGACCAGGTCATACAGGTGCAGGTGGATCCTCCGCAGTTAACGGTTGGTCACCTGCACCAAGACCTTCTTGAGGTGAACCAAGTGAAAGGGGCACATATACTGGATCTACAGACCCAAGTGCAGCTGGGTCACATTGAGGTGGAACACCTACACATAGAGCCAGGCACTGAAATACAAGTTGAAGAAGTGCACGTGGAACACGTAAACCAGATACACATGGAAGAGGTTGAGGCAGAACTTTTGGATGCGTCCAGTATACAGCACATCGAGCAGGCCATCGAAGAACAATCGGAAGAGGGAGAACTTCACCACATTGTCCACACGGGGGCAGAAACCCTGCAGATCAAACAGATGGAAATTACACATATTGAAGCGACTGCCGAGTAG
- the znf131.L gene encoding zinc finger protein 131 isoform X2: MEAEETMGCIQEFPDHYKVMLDRLNEQRELDQFTDITLIVDGNQFKAHKAVLAACSHFFYKFFQDFTQEPLVEIEGVSNAAFRHLIDFTYTAKLMIQDEEEASDIWKAAEYLQMHEAIKALEFRNKESIIIEASDQTEGTDSIKKWKITESSDVLTETLPASDGEPLEIEVEIGEKTIELDDNVATMEEVATAEQSIKYIQSTATSDDSALALLADITSKYRHGERKRQLEEESSNESDAAGKQEHMKSHSSDTFKCEICNKRYVREIAWKQHLTCYHLDESAANKRPRPGKKIHVCQYCDKQFDHFGHFKEHLRKHTGEKPFECPNCHEHFARNSTLKCHLSACQYGVGAKKGRKKLYECQVCNSIFNCWDQFKDHLVLHTGEKPNHCTLCDMWFMQGSELRKHLQEAHNISERIVTEVVLPSESTENESISSMTFVEQVEEVHVVPVDQVIQVQVDPPQLTVGHLHQDLLEVNQVKGAHILDLQTQVQLGHIEVEHLHIEPGTEIQVEEVHVEHVNQIHMEEVEAELLDASSIQHIEQAIEEQSEEGELHHIVHTGAETLQIKQMEITHIEATAE, encoded by the exons ATGGAAGCAGAGGAGACGATGGGCTGCATTCAGGAGTTCCCAGACCATTACAAAGTCATGTTGGACAGACTAAATGAACAGCGAGAACTCGATCAGTTTACTGACATCACATTAATAGTGGATG GTAATCAATTTAAAGCTCACAAGGCCGTTCTTGCTGCATGCAGTCACTTCTTCTACAAGTTTTTTCAAGATTTCACTCAGGAGCCATTAGTGGAAATAGAAG GAGTCAGCAATGCCGCCTTTCGCCACCTGATAGACTTCACCTACACAGCAAAACTGATGATACAAGATGAGGAGGAGGCTAGCGACATATGGAAAGCAGCAGAATATCTACAGATGCATGAGGCCATCAAAGCACTTGAATTCAG AAACAAAGAAAGTATTATAATTGAGGCCTCGGACCAAACAGAAGGCACAGACAGCATAAAGAAGTGGAAGATTACAGAATCTTCAGACGTTCTCACAGAAACATTACCGGCCTCAGACGGAGAACCGCTGGAAATCGAAGTAGAAATCGGTGAGAAAACAATTGAGCTTGATGACAATGTGGCAACCATGGAAGAGGTGGCTACAGCCGAGCAGTCCATTAAGTACATCCAAAGCACAGCTACATCCGATGATTCTGCCCTAGCTCTCCTGGCTGACATAACCAGCAAATACCGACACGGGGAAAGGAAAAGGCAATTAGAGGAGGAGAGTAGCAATGAAAGCGATGCGGCCGGCAAACAG GAACACATGAAATCACACTCCTCGGACACTTTCAAGTGtgaaatatgcaataaaaggtaCGTGCGGGAGATTGCCTGGAAGCAACACCTCACCTGTTACCACCTGGATGAAAGTGCGGCCAACAAGAGGCCGAGACCAGGCAAAAAGATACACGTGTGCCAGTACTGTGATAAGCAGTTTGATCACTTTGGACACTTTAAAGAGCATCTGCGTAAGCACACAG GGGAAAAACCATTCGAATGCCCTAACTGTCACGAGCATTTTGCTAGAAACAGCACCCTAAAATGTCACCTGTCGGCTTGCCAGTACGGCGTCGGTGCCAAAAAGGGAAGGAAGAAGCTGTATGAATGTCAG GTTTGCAACAGTATCTTTAATTGCTGGGACCAGTTTAAGGACCACCTGGTGCTTCACACTGGGGAAAAGCCGAATCACTGCACGCTCTGCGACATGTGGTTCATGCAAGGCAGCGAGCTAAGGAAACATCTGCAAGAGGCTCACAACATCTCAGAGAGAATCGTGACAGAGGTCGTCCTTCCTTCCGAATCCACAGAGAACGAGTCCATATCTTCTATGACATTTGTGGAACAGGTGGAAGAAGTCCACGTGGTGCCTGTAGACCAGGTCATACAGGTGCAGGTGGATCCTCCGCAGTTAACGGTTGGTCACCTGCACCAAGACCTTCTTGAGGTGAACCAAGTGAAAGGGGCACATATACTGGATCTACAGACCCAAGTGCAGCTGGGTCACATTGAGGTGGAACACCTACACATAGAGCCAGGCACTGAAATACAAGTTGAAGAAGTGCACGTGGAACACGTAAACCAGATACACATGGAAGAGGTTGAGGCAGAACTTTTGGATGCGTCCAGTATACAGCACATCGAGCAGGCCATCGAAGAACAATCGGAAGAGGGAGAACTTCACCACATTGTCCACACGGGGGCAGAAACCCTGCAGATCAAACAGATGGAAATTACACATATTGAAGCGACTGCCGAGTAG